The Chitinispirillales bacterium ANBcel5 genome includes the window AGAGAAGATACCTGTGAAGCTCATCCTTTGTTAGAGTATCAGGTGAGCGTTTAAGCCAACGTGAAAAAAGAATAATAGGTTCCAGATAATTACGCTGAGTCTTCTCAGAGTAACCCTTGAGGTGAAGATGAGCGATATAACGGACACGCAGTGGAGTCATAAGACGCTCCTTTGACAAGGGTGAGAAATCGCCTTCTACGAGGCAGTTATAATTAACTGGATTAAGCACCCAAGTTAAATTATACCCTGGGCTTTTTTTTCGTTATGCTATAGATGAAAGTTGGATAGGAGGATGGGTTTTTACTGCCGAAGGCTTTGTTCAACAAAGGTTTAGGTGCTGCGGGCTGAGTACTGCCCTTGGCCTACGGCAAATGCCGCAAAAACACGCGGCATTTCACCAAACCTTGAACGTTGTGCGTAATTGTAACCCGAGGAGACAAGATCGCGCGCGGAGAGGGATAGAAACTTGATTGATAGAACTAATTTTGACCAAGTAAGTTAATTCCAGTTTTAAAACTCGCAAATAGAAAAAAACGATAAGGCATTCGAAAAATTGATGACAGATTTTATTCCAATTAGAAATTATAGTGACCCATTACAAGCTTCTATGGCAAAGGAGTTATTGACTCAAAACGATATAATTTGCTATCTGGATACTGAAAACCATAGCTTTGCAAGCTGGGTCTATATTAGTAGTTTAGGTGGTGTTTCTTTGTTAGTCGCAAAAGAGAAATACGAAACCGCAAAAGAACTGATTGAAATATTTGATTTAAAAAGCAATGAAGAAGTTGAAGAAAAATGTCCCAAATGTAGCTCGGCAATTCTTAGAGAACAAAATTCAAACTGGTTTATAAAATTAATTTGGTGCTTAATTTCATTTACACCCGCACCCTACAATAATTCTAGTCGTGTATGCAAAAATTGTGGAAATAAATGGCATGCTGATCTGGGAGATGTTTAGGAGCGCACGAGAAATAAGAGGCGAATCTGGATGCACAACAGGCAAATGGCGGGTGTGTACACCCCAAACTAAGACTGGAAACAAAAATGAAAACATTAGAAATATCCATTTCTCAAATTCAAGATCTAGTAGATGTATACATGAATACATTCAATAATTCTAACTGGAATGAAAATTGGAAACCAACCGATACTGAAATGAGAATAGCAGATATCATAAATACTCCCGGTTTTATTGGTTTATCGGCTATGGATAAAGATCAAATAGTTGGAATGGTCCTGGGAAATATTCACCGATATTCTATTCAGAATCATTATTACCTGCAGGAAATGTGTGTGATTCCGGATTATCGTAACAAAGGCGTTGGATCATTTTTGGTTAGTGAATTACAAAATCTTCTGACTAAGAAAGATGTAGAAAAAATATACCTTTTAACTGAAAGAGAAAGTCTGGCAGAAAATTTTTATAGTAAAAATGGTTTTTATAAGAGCAACAAAATACAACTATTGGAAAAACCATTTCATGATAAAACAGTTATTCCTTAATAACCTTCTAAGCCTTTTATTTTCCTCCCACAGACTATTATATTAGCACTCACGAAGTAGTTATTTGACTCCACAAACCATTTATCCGGGCCCATTTTCTATTATTTCCCCTCCTGAGCCTTTTATACCTACTCAGTAAAACCTCAAGGGTTACCAGTGCCATGAAACGGGTGCCGAATGCCCCGAAACAGTACCCGTGAAGGTAAAAATGTATACAGGTAAAACCAATACAGTACCCGGGAGCTCTAAAACATGGGTGTGGAAACGTTCATAGACAGTGTGGAGGCATTCATGGGCTATGTGGAATGTATTATACAAAAATGCGGTATTTTCATATCTTACTGCCCCTGCTTTAAATCACCGGCTCACCCTGTCCATACCTCTCCCGGGCTCTAAGAGCACGAATAGGTAACAGGTCACTTCCTGCAGGACTAAAACTTATCTCTTGTATTTATTTGTCCGGATTCATACCCTTTTTATATTTTGGAGTAGTTTAATGTAAGTTACAGTGCTTTGTACAGAGTTTCGCCAGACTCATCTCATTTAAAACCAACAAACAACAAAGAGTATCATTCAGGTGACGCATGAAAACAACTTCCCGAAGCATACTACTATTGATTTTTCTTTTTATCCGTGTCAGTGCTGATACCGAAGACTTTAAGAACCTAAAAGTTTATGCCGGTATAACCCATACCACCTATAACAGCGAGTTTGCAAATATCTGGCAGGAAAACGTCCCCTTACTTTTACAGCTCGAGACTAATTATCTCTATTTTGATTTTACCGCCTCATTCTGTTACAGCTACTATACCTCTGAAATAGAAAACTACCAGGGGGTAAAAGTCGATATGGCACTCTCCTATCCGGTTCGGCTCACCAACTTTGCACATATTTCTTTTGGAATCAAGGCTGGTAATTATCTTATGATCTTTGATCTTGAGAATCGACATGCCGCTAAAGAATCGGAATTGTATGTAGGTGCTGAGCTTTCGCTTCATACAACATTATGGCGCAACTTTTTGGCTAAAGTGTCCTATGAACATAACAGAATCTATACTAAAAGAAGAATCGATTTTTCTGAACTGGCTCTACTGTTTGGCTATTCTTTTAAAACACCTCAATTCCTAAAAGAGTTTCTTAAATGAAAAATTCAGATACAATCTACCTGCTTATTTTTGTGCTCTCTATTATATCCCAAGCACTATCCACCCCTCAAACGAGAATGGATAGAGTTACCTATACCCGCGGGGAAATACTCGAGATCGGAGTAAGAAACACTGCTGAACTTATCAAACGAAATCCGTACCTCTCATTTTTTAGCATCGATGACTATAACTTTTATGCCCAGCCTGATAATCCAGCGCTTAATGAACGGTATATCGATGTATTTATAAACCAGCATAGAATTAAGCTGTCAGTTTTAAACACCACCGCCTTAAACGCCATTCCCGTTTCCATATCCTCCATTGATACCGCTGTTTTTTACCCGCCCAATTCGATCGTTGAGGGCAGGTTGTGCAAAAACGGAGCGATTCAGTTAATAGCCGATCTTGACAAAAATTCCGCTATGGGCGGTTTCTCCATAGGAAATGAGATTAACGATCCGGGCCCCTATCTTTTTGTGGAAGAAAAAGCGAGCATAAATGTCGATAAAATAGGTATTGATGGTTGGTTTACCGGTTTTGGCTACTACAACGGACTGGGAGGCGTTCTTAGCGTTCAAAGAGATCAGTACTTTTTTACCGATAAACATATTTACTACCGAAATAACTCCTCGGCAAAACGCTCCCATTACTCCTCTTTTCTTGGTGCCTATGATGACAATGCACTGTTCCTCAATTATTCCAGAAAAGAAGACGCGCTGTTTATAAACACTATCGGTACAGAAGTCACTGCACTTAGTTCATCTTATAATCTGGATTATATAAGGGATTTTGGAATTTTTAGTTTAAACCTTTCCGGTAATCTCACCAAAACTGAACGGCTTGATGAAAACCAATCTCCTTACCTTGATCTCACTAAAAACGAAAATCATTTAACCTTAAGCGCTCCGCTGAATAACCACCAGTTCTCATACACGCTGATAAATGCTAACTACAAGGCAAATGACCACTCTTTGCACCACATCTATCATAACCCTTCCTATCTGTACGAACACGAGAACTACAGATTCGCCCTCGAAACCAAATTCGGAGAAAGTCAATCGGTACGCCTGAGGGTACTTGGTGATTATACAAGACCTCTTTCAGAACGTACATCGCTCTCCTTTAGCACTTCAATTGGCAGAGAAACTTTTTTGGATAACTTTGAGTTTATCAACCTCACAGAGAGAGAGCAGCTGGATATTTTCAGTGAAGATCTTTGTGTTAGCGATAACTTAAGTAAAGATTTCTTTTACCAGGCCAGTTTTACTCCTTCACTGACACACAGAAGAGAAAACTCAGTGTATCGTTTCTTTTTGAGGAACAGTTACTACCGGGACCTTATCTATCAGCGACAGACGTTTGTGATGGACCCTTCAGATTTCAGATTCTACTCTCCTGTGACTTTGAAAAACAGTGATCCGGGATTTACCGGGTTTGCGGGTTTTCAGGTTAGGGGAAATTATAATAAGCTCAATTGGCAAAGTACTTTTGAATATTTGCTTTTTACCGCAGGAAGCTACGAATTTAGGGATCTGTTTGATAAAAGAAGTAACTATTCCTTAAAGAGCTCTTTGCGCTACAATTTCGATGATAGATTTTTTGTCAATCTTACCATAGATATCTTCGGCAAACAATACCATTACAATTACCTGTTAGTTCCTGAATCTTACTCCCACGCTTTGGATCCGGTTGCTTCTGTGGATCTAAACTTCACAAAGTACCTTTTCAGAGATTACCTGAAGACAACCTTTTCATTTCAAAACATTTTCAACCAAAACATTGTGACTCATCCTGTAGGTGCCGGAAGAGATTTCGCTCTGTTTTTTAAGGCAGAAGTTTGGTTGTGGTAGGTATGATGGGATAGTTTTTGCTGTTTGTCCCTGTACCGGCCGATACCGACTATAACCTTCCGGAGGGCAGTGAGCTGAATATTGGAGTGTTGAACAAAAAAACGGTAGGGCATCTGTGACTTTAGGTAACAACCTCGCCTCTGGTTTCTATCACCTGCAGTTCAAAGACATACACCATGGCCCAAAACAGGTCTTCAGGGTTTTTGTGGCGCACTAAGAGTAGCGGGTTTGAGACCCAATACATTTCACTGTATTTAATGGTAAACGGTAAAGATTGTGGAATTCACAGGCCGATATGATAGAACCATTGGTTTTTCATTGCTCCATGCCTGCGGCGTAGCTGATAGTCGCCACCACTTTTTTTCTAGATAGTGTCAATAACCAGCATTGCCACTCGTATAATTTTATGCTTCTAAGAAAGCGTACTATACCAATGACTCTTTTACAGTGTCTTAACCTGAAAAAACGTAGACGATGCTGAAACCAGCTCATCAGTTTCACCAAACATCCTCTCATCTCAGTATACCATCACCCTCGTCTGGATACAAACCGAGTATCAGAGATCTCTTCTCAAACCAAGGAATAAACCGGTTTCAGTTGACCTTATCTTTAGGTTACCTTCATCTCCTAAATGTAATCTGGATAGATCTATCGAAACTTTCACACCACTTCTGAAACCCCAGTTTTGGAAATTTATATCTACACCAATTTCCGGTGAATAAATCGGTTTAATATTGTCCTTTATGTGGAATACAATCTTCTCATATTCAATGTCAGGATAATCAAAATACCCTTCGATTACGTAATCTACTCCAATATGATGATTGGTATATAATGATACAGTAGAATTTATCGGTCTTCGAATTTGAGGATATACGGAAAAACAGATCTTGCTTGTAGTAATTCTTTCAGTATATTCTTGTTTTTTATTACTTGGAATTAACCTTCCAGCTCCATCCGTTTCAGCCAGATATACATATGACTCATGGCTGGTTTGACTATGTATGTAGGATGAAGACACTCCCAGGGCAAACATGCGATTAAAGCCATATTCAAAACCGACTCCACCAGAAATTCCCCACCCTTAATAATCATCATTAAAAAAACCAGAGGTTTTCTCAAGCACAAATGATGGTTGGACAGAGAGAACTGCCCTTAATCCAGTTTGAGCAAAACTTATACTACTGATAAACAGAATGCCACATACTACCATTGGTGGGATCGCGCCAATTTTCATTTCTATTCTCCTTTAACTTCTTTAACATTGAATTTTTATACTATATTAGTTAATCGTATATCTATAACTAATATAAATAAAGTAAGGCAGGTATAGTCAACACATGAATAGCTGAGGAACGGTCGCCCACACTCTTTTCATTCACCCGTGAGCGCAAGCCACCAATCAGGAGACCTACCGTCAGGAAGGGCGGAGGACGGGGGTTCAGTTGATGTAGAGTCGAGGAAAAAAATAAGTTTAGAAGCGAAGTTTATACGGGAATAGCATTGCCAGTGTATGTCAAACATTCCGTGTAGTATACTGTTTCGCTGACAAAACCTGAAGAGGGCTGATTTCGATCTACACAGATTATCATAAAAACGCCTTCGCGGGCTTAAAACGAATTTGTGAGCGCCAATTGTGAATTCAAGTTTTTTCTGCAATCACTATGTCCTGGTAACTCAAGGTTGTTTTTCTTTCACACCAGGAGCCCCAGTGTATAGGTTCAATGATTTTCAGATTCAATTTCCTGTACATATCTCTGACTACTTCTTCTCTGTAAGCAACCGCAGCTTCAGGTATATCCTTGTTTGTGGTTAAACATCCATCTAATTTATAAATAAACTTCTGTGTAGTTAATCCAGATTGGACAAGAGTTTCTGTTTCCTTATTAAAAATAAAGTATGTAATCAGACATTTACCACCTGTTTTAAGAACCCTGGAAATTTCACTAAGATAGTTCTGAAGATCAGCAGGGAGCATATGTGTAAATACTGAGGTTAAATATATGAAATCAAAGTGATTGTTCTCAAATGGAAAACTATACTCTGAAGCTAAAATGGTGCCTTTCTCATTATACGCCTTATTGTATACATTGCTGTGAAGAAAATGGAAATTACTAAAGTTTTTGGTAATACGGGAGCTGCACCAATCAATCCCTTCCTTTACAATGTCAATGCCCCAGTATTCGCCATTTTTTGAAAGGAAGCTTGTTAATGGAATGGCCATACGCCCTATTCCGCACCCTACATCAAGAATTCTGTCAGTGGGCTTTAGACCTGCTAAATTGATGAAATGCTGTTTAAACTCCTGTCCGGTTTTTAAAAAGTCACTATCGCCAACAA containing:
- a CDS encoding class I SAM-dependent methyltransferase — protein: MKLTFRFIPTPLKLFIKKTIRSLQLRMYKVVNRETMIPPKALRFVGDSDFLKTGQEFKQHFINLAGLKPTDRILDVGCGIGRMAIPLTSFLSKNGEYWGIDIVKEGIDWCSSRITKNFSNFHFLHSNVYNKAYNEKGTILASEYSFPFENNHFDFIYLTSVFTHMLPADLQNYLSEISRVLKTGGKCLITYFIFNKETETLVQSGLTTQKFIYKLDGCLTTNKDIPEAAVAYREEVVRDMYRKLNLKIIEPIHWGSWCERKTTLSYQDIVIAEKT
- a CDS encoding GNAT family N-acetyltransferase, which codes for MKTLEISISQIQDLVDVYMNTFNNSNWNENWKPTDTEMRIADIINTPGFIGLSAMDKDQIVGMVLGNIHRYSIQNHYYLQEMCVIPDYRNKGVGSFLVSELQNLLTKKDVEKIYLLTERESLAENFYSKNGFYKSNKIQLLEKPFHDKTVIP
- a CDS encoding DUF2007 domain-containing protein yields the protein MTDFIPIRNYSDPLQASMAKELLTQNDIICYLDTENHSFASWVYISSLGGVSLLVAKEKYETAKELIEIFDLKSNEEVEEKCPKCSSAILREQNSNWFIKLIWCLISFTPAPYNNSSRVCKNCGNKWHADLGDV
- a CDS encoding phage integrase N-terminal SAM-like domain-containing protein; this encodes MTPLRVRYIAHLHLKGYSEKTQRNYLEPIILFSRWLKRSPDTLTKDELHRYLLYLKLERKLAIRTLNIHI